A section of the Streptomyces xinghaiensis S187 genome encodes:
- a CDS encoding TetR/AcrR family transcriptional regulator, translating to MTMAKRDTYTPESLLAVAVGVFNERGYDGTSMEHLSRAAGISKSSIYHHVRGKEELLRLAISRALDGLFAVLDEPGAREGRAVERLEHVTRRTAEVLMAELPYVTLLLRVRGNTGTERWAMERRREFDQRVAALLKQAAADGDLREDVDARLATRLLFGMINSIAEWYRPDGGGAAERERVADAVVLLAFGGLRTS from the coding sequence GTGACCATGGCCAAGCGCGACACCTACACGCCCGAATCGCTCCTCGCGGTCGCCGTCGGGGTGTTCAACGAGCGCGGTTACGACGGCACCTCCATGGAGCACCTCTCGCGGGCCGCGGGGATCTCCAAGTCGTCGATCTACCACCATGTGCGCGGCAAGGAGGAGCTGCTGCGGCTGGCCATAAGCCGGGCGCTGGACGGTCTCTTCGCCGTGCTCGACGAACCGGGCGCCCGGGAGGGCCGGGCGGTGGAGCGGCTGGAGCACGTGACCCGGCGCACCGCCGAGGTGCTGATGGCGGAGCTCCCCTACGTCACCCTGCTGCTGCGGGTGCGCGGCAACACGGGCACCGAGCGCTGGGCCATGGAACGCCGCCGGGAGTTCGACCAGCGGGTCGCGGCCCTGCTGAAGCAGGCGGCGGCGGACGGCGACCTGCGCGAGGACGTCGACGCACGGCTCGCCACCCGCCTCCTCTTCGGCATGATCAACTCCATCGCCGAGTGGTACCGCCCGGACGGCGGCGGGGCGGCCGAGCGCGAGCGGGTCGCGGACGCGGTGGTGCTGCTGGCCTTCGGCGGTCTGCGCACCTCCTGA
- a CDS encoding Lrp/AsnC family transcriptional regulator, whose amino-acid sequence MPAEQMAADDEPRPPARPLDSIDRDILQILRADGRASIRSVAEQVHVSRANAYARINRLIEDGVIRGFSARVDQERAGQGASAYITLKIVQNSWRRVREQLQELPGAAHIALVSGDFDVLLLVHTEDNRALRELVLTKIQSIPEVLSTRTLLVFEETDLGPEP is encoded by the coding sequence ATGCCGGCTGAACAGATGGCCGCCGATGACGAGCCCAGACCTCCCGCACGGCCGCTCGACTCCATCGACCGCGACATCCTGCAGATCCTGCGCGCGGACGGCCGTGCCTCCATACGGTCCGTCGCCGAGCAGGTGCACGTCTCGCGCGCCAACGCCTACGCCCGCATCAACCGCCTCATCGAGGACGGCGTGATCCGCGGCTTCAGCGCCCGGGTCGACCAGGAGCGGGCCGGCCAGGGCGCGTCCGCGTACATCACCCTCAAGATCGTGCAGAACTCCTGGCGCCGGGTCCGCGAACAGCTGCAGGAACTGCCGGGTGCTGCCCACATCGCCCTGGTCAGCGGGGACTTCGACGTGCTGCTGCTGGTGCACACCGAGGACAACCGGGCGCTGCGGGAGCTGGTACTCACGAAGATCCAGTCGATCCCGGAGGTGCTCAGCACCCGCACCCTGCTGGTCTTCGAGGAGACGGACCTGGGCCCGGAGCCGTGA